Part of the Enterobacter cloacae subsp. cloacae ATCC 13047 genome, CCGAACACTGCCAGTTGCACCACCTGCTGCGTATGCTGCAAAGAAATTCCGCTCGATGCCGCCTTCACCCCGGAAGGCGCGGAATACGTCGAACATTTCTGCGGGCTGGATTGCTATGAACGCTTCCAGGCACGCGCCAAGGCCGCGACAGAATCTGACATTGCGCCTGTCCCTGGCGGTTCGCAGCCGTCAGATTGAGGCATACCCTTCACATACTGGAGATAACGTCCTCTATGAACAGCCTCTTCCAATTTCCAGTGTCGCGGTCGCTAAAAATCTCTTTCGGCTCATCGATGCCAAAACCGGAGAAGCCTTTGACATCGAA contains:
- a CDS encoding DUF3330 domain-containing protein, yielding MNANAPNTASCTTCCVCCKEIPLDAAFTPEGAEYVEHFCGLDCYERFQARAKAATESDIAPVPGGSQPSD